One Candidatus Ornithobacterium hominis genomic region harbors:
- the ruvC gene encoding crossover junction endodeoxyribonuclease RuvC, protein MTSEKIILGIDPGTNIMGFGLILTCQQKMKLIMLDDLLLKKVIGHELKLKKIFEKTLNLIDEFHPDEIAIEAPFYGKNVQSMLKLGRAQGVAMAAGLYREIPITEYSPKKIKMAITGNGNASKEQVAGMLQNLFNIKTLPTNLDSTDGLAAAVCHHFNSGRDSSEKSYSNWEAFVKQNSKRIK, encoded by the coding sequence ATCACTTCAGAAAAAATTATTCTAGGGATCGACCCTGGTACTAACATCATGGGTTTTGGTTTGATTCTAACTTGCCAACAAAAGATGAAACTCATCATGCTAGATGATTTATTGCTCAAAAAAGTAATTGGTCATGAATTGAAACTAAAAAAAATTTTTGAGAAAACATTAAATCTAATTGATGAATTTCACCCTGATGAAATTGCCATTGAAGCTCCATTCTATGGTAAAAACGTTCAATCAATGCTTAAATTAGGTCGCGCACAAGGCGTTGCTATGGCTGCTGGTTTGTATCGCGAAATTCCTATTACAGAATATTCTCCCAAGAAAATAAAAATGGCGATTACTGGCAACGGAAATGCCAGCAAAGAACAGGTCGCTGGTATGCTACAGAATCTATTTAATATTAAAACTTTACCAACTAATCTAGATTCTACCGATGGTTTGGCTGCAGCGGTTTGCCATCATTTCAATAGCGGCAGAGATTCCTCAGAAAAATCTTACTCGAACTGGGAGGCTTTTGTGAAACAGAACTCAAAGAGAATCAAATAA
- the kbl gene encoding glycine C-acetyltransferase: MYSEKLKNHLQTELNQLKDQGLYKKERVISSPQSAEITLENGKKLLNFCANNYLGLSDHPDVVAASKATADSHGFGMSSVRFICGTQDIHKQLEKKIADFLGLEDTILYAAAFDANGGVFEPLLTAEDAIISDELNHASIIDGVRLCKAARYRYKNNDMASLEEQLKKASGENHRFKIIVTDGVFSMDGLVANLKGICDLADKYDALVMVDDCHATGFMGENGRGTHEYNDVMGRVDIITGTLGKALGGAMGGFTCSKKEIIEMLRQKSRPYLFSNSLAPSIVGASLKVFEMLETNTDLRDKVMNNANYFRKSMKEAGFDIIEGDAAIVPVMLYDAKLSQEMANKLLKEGVYVIGFFYPVVPKGKARIRVQLSAAHTREQLDHTLEAFKKVGKELGVI, from the coding sequence ATGTATAGCGAAAAGTTAAAAAACCATTTGCAGACTGAACTTAATCAACTGAAAGACCAAGGCTTGTATAAAAAAGAGAGAGTCATCTCTTCACCACAATCAGCGGAAATCACCTTAGAAAACGGGAAGAAATTACTGAATTTTTGTGCAAATAATTACTTAGGTTTATCAGACCACCCTGATGTGGTGGCGGCAAGTAAGGCCACTGCAGATTCGCATGGGTTTGGTATGTCTAGCGTTCGGTTTATTTGTGGAACGCAAGATATTCACAAGCAATTGGAGAAGAAGATAGCAGATTTTTTAGGTTTAGAAGACACCATTTTATACGCGGCAGCTTTTGATGCTAACGGAGGTGTTTTCGAGCCGCTATTAACGGCAGAAGATGCTATTATTTCAGATGAATTGAATCACGCCTCTATCATCGATGGTGTACGCCTATGCAAAGCAGCGCGGTACAGATACAAAAATAATGACATGGCAAGCCTAGAAGAGCAATTGAAAAAGGCGAGTGGAGAGAATCACCGTTTTAAAATCATTGTGACCGATGGCGTTTTTTCTATGGATGGGCTGGTAGCAAACTTGAAAGGAATCTGCGATTTGGCCGATAAATATGATGCTTTGGTGATGGTAGATGATTGCCATGCAACAGGATTTATGGGTGAAAACGGCCGCGGAACGCACGAGTATAATGATGTAATGGGTCGAGTAGATATCATCACAGGAACTCTAGGGAAAGCTTTAGGCGGTGCAATGGGCGGATTTACTTGCTCTAAAAAAGAAATTATAGAGATGCTACGGCAAAAATCACGCCCATATTTATTCTCTAACTCTTTGGCACCGAGCATTGTTGGAGCATCACTGAAAGTCTTTGAAATGCTAGAGACTAATACTGACTTGAGAGATAAAGTGATGAACAATGCCAACTATTTCAGAAAATCGATGAAAGAAGCTGGTTTTGATATCATCGAAGGCGATGCAGCCATTGTTCCCGTGATGCTGTATGATGCTAAATTATCTCAAGAAATGGCAAATAAATTATTGAAAGAAGGTGTTTATGTGATAGGATTCTTCTACCCAGTAGTGCCAAAAGGAAAGGCAAGAATTCGAGTTCAGTTATCGGCAGCACACACCAGAGAACAGCTTGACCATACGCTGGAAGCCTTCAAAAAAGTAGGGAAAGAATTGGGCGTTATTTAA